The uncultured Trichococcus sp. DNA window GGACCGCTGCGGACATTTACGCCATCCATCATGATGATGACTTTAGGGATGGCTTCGTCTGCAACAATTGCTGCGGTATCGACTGTTTCCGGAGCCAACTGGATGCTGCCTGGTGAAATTTCGATGAGTTCAGACAAAATCCAAGCAACTTTATTGTTGTATTGAATTTGACTCCAGCCGTTCTCTTCGTATAACAGAGCGAATTTTTCGCCAGCACTGGCTGTTCCGACGACTTCAGATGTTTCATTGTTCTCTTGCCGTACGTTGGCGGAAGCCACCAGGACTGTTGCCAGCAATTCGGATGTTGCTGCGATTTCAGTATTGTTGATCAGCCAACTGGCCACCCAACCGATTCTTCCATCCGAAAGCCGAACTTTATACCATTCGTTTTTTTCGGCTAAAACATTGACTGTGGACCCGCCTTGTATTTGCGTCATAATATCGTAGGATAAGCCTGGACCGGATCGGACATTTACGATGCTGGCGGAGATGCTGACTGTAGTATAGTTGGCTAATGCTACCGTACCGAAGGAGCCTAATCCGACAAATAGCAAAACAAGCGTCAAGAAGAACAGATGTTTGTTTTTTGCGATATTCTTCACTGACTGTCTCCTTTCTGGTTTGGGATGCATAAAATTTACAAAAATTGTTCAATTCTTCTATCATTATAGCAAAGATACGCTATCCAATGCAAAGCCTTTTCAGAAATTGTGAAAGTGAAAGTTTGATGAAAACAGTATTGACAATTCGGTGCTTATCTTGTATCGTTAAGGAAATTATAAATGTCCAGTGAAGATCGAAGTAGAATAGATTGGTTTGATTCAGAGAGGATTGCCGCGGCTGAGAGCACTCCCAAACGTTTATTCGAAAGACAGGTTGGAGGATTAATAGTGAAAAGCTATTACGCCACGAACGTTACTCGTTAAAGGAAAGCTATGCTTTCGAATAAAGGTGGCACCACGTCTGACTAATCGTCCTTTTCCATGATGGAAAGAGGGCTATTTTTTTGCTTTTTTTCAGACAGAAAACAATATGAAGCGAAAGGAATGGTTACCAAAATGATACAAAAACCAAAAGGGACTGCCGATATATTTTTGCGGGAAGCAGAAATTTGGCAATACGTGGAAGAAACAGCCCGGATCTTACTGCATGACTATCAATTTTCAGAAATCCGCACCCCGATGTTTGAAAGTTATGAATTGTTCTCCAGGGGGGTCGGCGATACGAGTGATATCGTATCAAAGGAAATGTACGACTTCTACGACAAAGGCGATCGACACATCGCATTGAAGCCGGAAGGGACGGCTCCGGTGGTTCGGGCCTATGTTGAAAACAAACTGTTCGGACCTGAACACCCGAAACCCCTGAAAGTCTATTACATCAGCCCGATGTTCCGCTATGAAAGACCACAAGGGGGAAGAATGCGTCAATTCCACCAACTGGGTGTTGAAGTTTTCGGAAGCATCAATCCGGCGACTGATGTCGAAACGATGGCATTGGCATGGGACATATTGAAGGAACTGGAATTGAGCGATCTGAAATTGGTCATCAATTCATTGGGTAAGACCGAAGACCGGATCAGATATCGCGAAGCACTGATCGCCTATTTGGAGCCTTTCCACGATGAATTGAGCAAAGATTCGCAGACGCGTCTGCACAAAAATCCGTTGCGCGTGCTGGACAGCAAAGACAAGCGCGACAAGGAAATTGTTGCCCAAGCACCGAGCATCTTGGAGTTCCTGTCGGAAGAATCGAAGAAGCACTTTGAATCGGTTCAGGAAATGCTTCAGGCATTGGAAATCCCCTTCACGATCAACAGCAACATGGTCCGGGGACTCGATTACTATCAAGACACCATTTTTGAAATCATGACATCATCGGCTGTCTTCGGGGCGGAAACGACCATCTGCGGCGGTGGCCGTTATGACGGCTTGGTCCAGGAAATCGGTGGGCCGGAAGTTCCTGGATTTGGCTTCGGGATGGGCTTGGAAAGACTGATTCTTTTGATCAAGGATCAACAAGTCGATGTGCCGAAACTATCCGAGTTGGATGTCTACGTCGTCGGACTGGGAGAAGCTACGAACATCGAAACCCTAAAATTGGTACAAAATGCGCGCCAAGCAGGGTATTCGGCGGATCGGGACTTCCATGACCGCAAAGCCAAAGCGCAATTCAAAACCGCCACGAAAAATGGAGCCAAAGTAGTGCTGACCATAGGCGAAGACGAATTGAACAGCAAAAAAGTGCAATTCAAAGTGATGTCGACCGGCAAAGAAAAGACAGTGCCGTTGACTGAAATCTACGCGGATTTTGATAAGGTGTACAAATTGCAGACTGCCGATATGACGGCTTTTAATGAGTTTTTCGGAAAAGAAGACTAGAACATACAGAAAAGGGTAGTGAAAATGGAGAGAAGAACAGAGTATTGCGGATTATTGACGGAAGCATCCGTCGGGCAGACTGTCGTCGCCAATGGTTGGGTAAACAAAAGAAGA harbors:
- the hisS gene encoding histidine--tRNA ligase translates to MIQKPKGTADIFLREAEIWQYVEETARILLHDYQFSEIRTPMFESYELFSRGVGDTSDIVSKEMYDFYDKGDRHIALKPEGTAPVVRAYVENKLFGPEHPKPLKVYYISPMFRYERPQGGRMRQFHQLGVEVFGSINPATDVETMALAWDILKELELSDLKLVINSLGKTEDRIRYREALIAYLEPFHDELSKDSQTRLHKNPLRVLDSKDKRDKEIVAQAPSILEFLSEESKKHFESVQEMLQALEIPFTINSNMVRGLDYYQDTIFEIMTSSAVFGAETTICGGGRYDGLVQEIGGPEVPGFGFGMGLERLILLIKDQQVDVPKLSELDVYVVGLGEATNIETLKLVQNARQAGYSADRDFHDRKAKAQFKTATKNGAKVVLTIGEDELNSKKVQFKVMSTGKEKTVPLTEIYADFDKVYKLQTADMTAFNEFFGKED